A region of Burkholderiales bacterium JOSHI_001 DNA encodes the following proteins:
- a CDS encoding signal transduction histidine kinase (PFAM: Histidine kinase; Histidine kinase-, DNA gyrase B-, and HSP90-like ATPase; Response regulator receiver domain), whose amino-acid sequence MGHTLAMASHTVSHRLAVLHLEDAQLDHELACAHLRRAGHQLKALRVQTEAEFRGALAQGGWDVVLSDFNLPGFDGLAALQVMKEVRNAPPFILVSGEIGEDIAVAAMRSGASDYLLKNNLARLAPAVEHAIEAHHERQARLAADLELAASRQRLSELAQHLQTSVEMERAAIAREIHDDVGGSLTALKFDLAWIVRHSSAPEVQARVASALETVDHAIEASKRIMHNLRPAILEQGLVAALQWMASRFEKRNNIHCQFRTSHESMVLPSGVPLVAYRFAQEALTNVSKHAQATRVVIDLSLTRGVLSLELSDNGRGLSPADLEKTRSFGLRGLHERAGTVGGWVDISSGAQGTTVMLSVPIRGPKGEMPHFAETVQDMHDPSVWGDL is encoded by the coding sequence ATGGGTCATACTTTGGCCATGGCCAGCCACACCGTGTCACACCGCCTGGCGGTGCTGCACCTGGAAGACGCCCAACTCGATCACGAGTTGGCATGTGCTCACTTGCGTCGTGCTGGTCACCAGTTGAAGGCACTGCGGGTGCAGACCGAGGCCGAGTTCCGCGGCGCGCTGGCGCAGGGCGGCTGGGACGTGGTGCTGTCGGACTTCAACCTGCCGGGTTTCGACGGCCTGGCGGCGCTGCAGGTGATGAAGGAAGTGCGCAACGCACCGCCTTTCATCCTGGTGTCGGGCGAGATTGGCGAGGACATCGCCGTGGCCGCCATGCGCAGCGGCGCCAGCGACTACCTGTTGAAGAACAACCTGGCCCGGCTGGCCCCGGCGGTGGAACACGCCATCGAGGCCCACCACGAGCGCCAGGCCCGCCTGGCGGCCGACCTGGAACTGGCGGCGTCGCGCCAGCGCCTGTCGGAACTGGCGCAGCACCTGCAAACCAGCGTGGAGATGGAACGCGCGGCCATTGCGCGCGAGATCCACGACGACGTGGGCGGCTCGCTCACCGCGCTGAAGTTCGACCTGGCCTGGATCGTGCGCCACAGCAGTGCGCCTGAGGTGCAGGCGCGGGTGGCGTCGGCGCTGGAGACGGTGGACCACGCCATCGAGGCCAGCAAGCGCATCATGCACAACCTGCGACCGGCCATCCTGGAGCAGGGCCTGGTGGCCGCGCTGCAGTGGATGGCCAGCCGCTTCGAGAAGCGCAACAACATCCATTGCCAGTTCCGCACCAGCCATGAAAGCATGGTGCTGCCCAGCGGCGTGCCGCTGGTGGCCTACCGATTTGCCCAGGAGGCCCTCACCAACGTGAGCAAGCATGCGCAGGCCACAAGGGTGGTGATCGACCTGTCGCTCACGCGCGGGGTGCTCAGCCTGGAGCTGTCGGACAACGGCCGGGGCCTGAGCCCGGCCGACCTGGAAAAGACCCGCAGCTTCGGCCTGCGCGGCTTGCACGAACGCGCCGGCACCGTGGGCGGCTGGGTGGACATCTCCAGCGGCGCGCAGGGCACCACCGTGATGTTGAGCGTGCCCATCCGCGGCCCCAAGGGGGAGATGCCCCACTTCGCCGAAACCGTTCAAGACATGCACGACCCGTCGGTGTGGGGCGACCTATGA
- a CDS encoding PEP-CTERM putative exosortase interaction domain-containing protein (PFAM: PEP-CTERM motif~TIGRFAM: PEP-CTERM putative exosortase interaction domain) encodes MRSVGAAVAAWLVGAAAQAAVTVPADVLGSGVQVATCASLRGSGNGLAIGDAIDSGLLTPGTECFGTVASGAQASAALTAQQDNGLAQAHASGQASMGVLHLSSTLNTPGSPSTSFPAAISQASFVDMMTPNAPGLTGQSGFLLLPIHVSGVLDASGNAGSAAFLVAALKNDITLSTSNPGYVVGTGNQVSTDRQAPTYRAASFPVPGPLSEHQVVDETVVFSVPVVFGTPFEMTLLGQSIAGMRSRDGGGNSSSDFEHTLQWLGASQARLADGSVVSVTTTGASGIDWTLAAAVPEPATWLMLLAGGAVLLARRRASAVR; translated from the coding sequence ATGAGAAGTGTTGGGGCGGCCGTTGCGGCCTGGTTGGTGGGCGCTGCGGCGCAGGCAGCGGTGACCGTGCCGGCCGATGTGCTGGGTTCGGGCGTGCAGGTGGCCACCTGCGCTTCGTTGCGCGGCAGCGGCAACGGGCTGGCCATCGGCGATGCCATCGATTCCGGCCTGTTGACGCCCGGCACCGAGTGTTTCGGCACGGTGGCCAGCGGCGCCCAGGCCAGCGCCGCGCTCACGGCCCAGCAGGACAACGGGCTGGCCCAGGCCCATGCGTCCGGCCAGGCGTCGATGGGCGTGCTGCACCTGTCCAGCACCCTGAACACGCCCGGCAGCCCCTCGACCAGCTTCCCGGCAGCCATCAGCCAGGCCAGCTTCGTGGACATGATGACGCCCAACGCCCCGGGCCTGACCGGCCAAAGCGGCTTCCTGCTGCTGCCCATCCATGTCAGCGGCGTGCTGGATGCCAGTGGCAATGCCGGTTCGGCGGCCTTCCTGGTGGCGGCACTGAAGAACGACATCACCTTGTCGACGTCCAACCCGGGTTATGTGGTCGGCACCGGCAACCAGGTCAGCACCGACCGCCAGGCGCCCACCTACCGTGCTGCCAGTTTCCCCGTGCCCGGCCCTTTGTCGGAACACCAGGTGGTGGACGAGACCGTGGTGTTCAGCGTGCCGGTCGTCTTCGGCACGCCCTTCGAGATGACGCTGTTGGGGCAGTCGATCGCCGGTATGCGCAGCCGGGACGGCGGCGGCAATTCGTCCAGCGATTTCGAGCACACCCTGCAGTGGCTGGGCGCCAGCCAGGCAAGGCTGGCCGACGGCAGCGTCGTCAGCGTCACCACGACCGGCGCCTCGGGCATCGACTGGACCCTGGCAGCGGCGGTGCCCGAGCCCGCCACCTGGCTGATGCTGCTGGCCGGCGGCGCTGTGCTGCTGGCGCGGCGCCGGGCCAGCGCCGTTCGCTGA
- a CDS encoding chemotaxis protein histidine kinase-like protein (PFAM: CheW-like domain; Histidine kinase-, DNA gyrase B-, and HSP90-like ATPase; Signal transducing histidine kinase, homodimeric domain; Hpt domain) — protein MAETHNDRASANAGIDLSQFYQVFFEEAGENLEQMERMLLEVDVTAADDEELNAIFRCAHSVKGGAATFGFADVAELTHQMEALLDKLRRHELVPTAAMVDVLLAAGDALKAMLGRHQGNGGDVVDTTELLFKVKHLCSGQELDGSALAAPAPAAAPAPAPAAVAAAAPAESASAAPAGARVLELTVGPLDRPEQADALLELFKEITDLGQIEPLDAGKAADGMRRFKVTTPSSDADLVDLFTFHVPREAVVLATFNAGYGFHDGAPGAPASTAPAAPAAEVGYGFFDNAPGAPAEGGKAAPVPASAAASAAASASPVATPARAAAPAKAAEPKAGAAVDSATLRVSVEKVDQLINLVGELVITQAMLAQNSQGLDQAVHQQLASGLADLERNTRDLQEAVLSIRMIPMSMVFNRFPRMLRDLAAKLGKKVELVTQGEATELDKGLVEKITDPLTHLVRNSCDHGIEMPADRLAKGKPEHGTITLAASHQGGSILIEVRDDGKGLNRDKLLSKARERGIEAPDSMSDAEVWGLIFAPGFSTADVVTDVSGRGVGMDVVKRNITALGGTVEIDSAEGYGMSVKVRLPLTLAIMDGMSVGVGEECYILPLSSVVESFQVQPGMVKTIGTTGRVVEVRDEFMPVIDLERVFDVPRFDFEHVSNIMVVVEAEGGRVALLVDELLGQQQVVVKNLEANYRKVTDVSGATIMGDGRVALILDIGALVRRSRH, from the coding sequence ATGGCCGAAACCCACAACGACAGGGCGTCCGCCAACGCGGGCATTGACCTGAGCCAGTTCTACCAGGTCTTCTTCGAGGAAGCGGGCGAAAACCTCGAGCAGATGGAGCGCATGCTGCTGGAAGTGGACGTGACGGCGGCCGACGACGAAGAGCTGAACGCCATCTTCCGCTGCGCGCACTCGGTCAAGGGCGGCGCCGCCACCTTCGGCTTCGCCGACGTGGCCGAGCTGACGCACCAGATGGAAGCGCTGCTGGACAAGCTGCGCCGCCACGAGCTGGTGCCCACCGCTGCGATGGTGGACGTGCTGCTGGCCGCGGGCGATGCCCTGAAGGCCATGCTGGGCCGCCACCAGGGCAATGGCGGCGACGTGGTGGACACCACCGAGTTGCTGTTCAAGGTGAAGCACCTGTGCTCCGGCCAGGAACTGGACGGCAGCGCCCTGGCCGCGCCCGCCCCAGCGGCGGCGCCCGCACCCGCTCCGGCCGCCGTGGCAGCGGCGGCACCCGCGGAATCCGCTTCCGCTGCGCCGGCCGGTGCCCGTGTGCTGGAACTCACGGTCGGCCCGCTGGACCGGCCCGAGCAGGCCGACGCGCTGCTGGAACTGTTCAAGGAAATCACCGACCTGGGCCAGATCGAACCGCTGGACGCCGGCAAGGCCGCCGACGGCATGCGCCGCTTCAAGGTCACCACCCCCTCCAGCGACGCCGACCTGGTGGACCTGTTCACCTTCCACGTGCCGCGCGAAGCGGTGGTGCTGGCCACTTTCAATGCCGGTTACGGCTTCCACGACGGCGCTCCCGGTGCCCCGGCCAGCACGGCGCCGGCGGCCCCCGCGGCGGAAGTGGGCTACGGCTTCTTCGACAACGCCCCCGGCGCCCCCGCCGAAGGCGGCAAGGCCGCGCCCGTGCCGGCCTCGGCGGCAGCGTCCGCAGCCGCCAGCGCCTCGCCGGTGGCCACGCCCGCACGCGCCGCCGCCCCGGCCAAGGCCGCCGAGCCCAAGGCCGGCGCCGCGGTGGATTCGGCCACCCTGCGCGTCAGCGTGGAAAAGGTGGACCAGCTCATCAACCTGGTGGGCGAACTCGTCATCACCCAGGCCATGCTGGCGCAGAACAGCCAGGGCCTGGACCAGGCCGTGCACCAACAATTGGCCTCCGGCCTGGCCGACCTGGAACGCAACACCCGCGATCTGCAGGAGGCCGTGCTCTCGATCCGCATGATCCCGATGAGCATGGTCTTCAACCGCTTCCCGCGCATGCTGCGCGACCTGGCCGCCAAGCTGGGCAAGAAGGTGGAACTGGTCACCCAGGGCGAGGCCACCGAACTGGACAAGGGCCTGGTGGAAAAGATCACCGACCCGCTGACCCACCTGGTGCGCAACAGCTGCGACCACGGCATCGAGATGCCGGCCGACCGCCTGGCCAAGGGCAAGCCCGAGCACGGCACCATCACCCTGGCGGCCAGCCACCAAGGCGGCAGCATCCTGATCGAGGTGCGCGACGACGGCAAGGGCCTGAACCGCGACAAGCTGCTGTCCAAGGCGCGCGAGCGCGGCATCGAAGCGCCCGACAGCATGAGCGACGCCGAGGTCTGGGGCCTGATCTTCGCCCCCGGCTTCTCCACCGCCGACGTGGTGACCGACGTGTCCGGCCGCGGCGTGGGCATGGACGTGGTCAAGCGCAACATCACCGCGCTGGGCGGCACGGTGGAAATCGATTCGGCCGAAGGCTACGGCATGAGCGTGAAGGTGCGCCTGCCCCTCACCTTGGCCATCATGGACGGCATGAGCGTGGGCGTGGGCGAGGAATGCTACATCCTGCCGCTGTCCAGCGTGGTGGAAAGCTTCCAGGTGCAGCCGGGCATGGTCAAGACCATCGGCACCACCGGCCGCGTGGTGGAAGTGCGCGACGAGTTCATGCCGGTCATCGACCTGGAGCGCGTGTTCGACGTGCCGCGCTTCGACTTCGAGCACGTCTCCAACATCATGGTGGTGGTGGAAGCCGAAGGCGGGCGGGTGGCCCTGCTGGTGGACGAACTGCTGGGCCAGCAGCAGGTGGTGGTGAAGAACCTGGAAGCCAACTACCGCAAGGTGACCGACGTGTCGGGCGCCACCATCATGGGTGACGGCCGGGTGGCCCTGATCCTGGACATCGGCGCCCTGGTGCGGCGCAGCCGCCACTGA
- a CDS encoding response regulator with CheY-like receiver domain and winged-helix DNA-binding domain (PFAM: Response regulator receiver domain), with amino-acid sequence MHSILAVDDSPSMRQMVSFTLKNAGFNVVEAVDGQDAWEKAGTRDFNLVLTDQNMPRMDGITLTKKLRENPKFKATPILILTTESSDQMKQAGRAAGATGWLVKPFDPAKLIEVIGKVIR; translated from the coding sequence ATGCACTCAATCCTTGCCGTCGACGATTCGCCCTCGATGCGACAAATGGTGTCCTTCACGCTGAAGAACGCCGGTTTCAACGTGGTGGAGGCCGTGGACGGCCAGGACGCCTGGGAAAAGGCCGGCACGCGTGACTTCAACCTGGTGCTCACCGACCAGAACATGCCGCGCATGGACGGCATCACGCTGACCAAGAAGCTGCGCGAGAACCCGAAGTTCAAGGCCACACCGATCCTGATCCTCACCACCGAGAGCAGCGACCAGATGAAGCAGGCCGGCCGCGCCGCCGGCGCCACCGGCTGGCTGGTCAAGCCCTTCGACCCCGCCAAGCTGATCGAAGTGATCGGCAAGGTCATCCGCTGA
- a CDS encoding response regulator containing a CheY-like receiver domain and an HTH DNA-binding domain (PFAM: Response regulator receiver domain; Bacterial regulatory proteins, luxR family), translating to MIKVILCDDHALIRRGIRDTLSDAPDIQVVGEAGDYAELRGLMRNLSSGGGNACDVLVLDINMPGRSGLDVMHVLKDEGSAIKVLVVSMYPEDQYAIRALRAGAFGYVNKGGDPQQIVQAVRTVAQGRKYVTPEIAQMLVESLTMPVTENAHDKLSDRELQTLVMIASGKRLSDIAEELTLSPKTVSVYRARVLEKLALQNNSELTVYAIRNGLVGN from the coding sequence ATGATCAAAGTGATTCTGTGCGACGACCATGCCCTGATCCGGCGCGGCATCCGCGACACCCTGTCCGATGCGCCCGACATCCAGGTGGTGGGCGAAGCGGGCGACTATGCCGAGCTGCGCGGCCTGATGCGCAACCTGTCCAGCGGTGGTGGCAATGCCTGCGATGTGCTGGTGCTGGACATCAACATGCCGGGGCGCAGCGGCCTGGACGTGATGCACGTGCTGAAGGACGAGGGCTCGGCGATCAAGGTGCTGGTGGTCAGCATGTACCCCGAGGACCAGTACGCCATCCGCGCCTTGCGCGCCGGCGCCTTCGGCTATGTGAACAAGGGGGGCGACCCGCAGCAGATCGTGCAGGCCGTGCGCACCGTGGCCCAGGGCCGCAAGTACGTCACGCCCGAGATCGCGCAGATGCTGGTCGAAAGCCTGACCATGCCGGTGACCGAAAACGCACACGACAAGTTGAGCGACCGTGAACTGCAGACCCTGGTGATGATCGCCAGCGGCAAGCGCCTGTCCGACATCGCCGAAGAGCTGACCCTGAGCCCCAAGACCGTCAGCGTGTACCGGGCCCGGGTGCTGGAGAAGCTGGCGCTGCAGAACAACTCGGAATTGACGGTCTACGCCATCCGCAACGGCCTGGTGGGCAATTGA
- a CDS encoding indolepyruvate ferredoxin oxidreductase, alpha/beta subunit (PFAM: Pyruvate ferredoxin/flavodoxin oxidoreductase): MNAPLPEAIRRALEAATLDDKYALDSGRAFMSGTQALVRLPMLQQVRDAQKGLNTAGFVSGYRGSPLGGYDQALWAAKKHLATHNVVFQPGVNEELAATAVWGTQQMEFDAENKKFDGVFGIWYGKGPGVDRCSDVFKHANLAGTAPHGGVIAIAGDDHVAKSSTAAHQSDHIFKACGLPLFFPSDVQGILDMGLHGFAMSRYAGVWTGMKTIQEVVESAASVDVSPDRVKIVLPDDFSMPPGGLHIRWPDAALPQEARLMDYKWYAALAYVRANKLNHNVIAGPNDRFGIIASGKAFNDTRQALADLGLSDDVCRSLGIRLHKVNVVWPLEANITREFAQGLTEILVVEEKRQIIEYQVKEELYNWRPDVRPNVLGKFEEPEGDFTGGEWSHANPSGNWLLRANADLSPSIVAQAIAKRLKKLGVPSDVAARMDQGLAVLAGRDLKNTGNAAPVGANPGATAERQPWFCSGCPHNTSTKVPEGSRAMAGIGCHFMSVWMNRSTVGFTQMGGEGVPWVGQAPFSKRPHMFANLGDGTYYHSGALAVRQSIASGVNITYKILYNDAVAMTGGQPVDGILTVPQMTRELEAEGAKKIVVVTDEPEKYTATSNLAPGTTVRHRDELDAVQRELRELEGCTILIYDQTCATEKRRRRKRGKMVDPAKRTVINELVCEGCGDCSVQSNCLSVEPVETEFGRKRRINQSTCNKDFSCVKGFCPSFVTVEGGQLKKPKKEARADPFALAPIPEPVLPVAENAWGIVVAGVGGTGVITIGQLLGMAAHLEGKGVVTQDSAGLAQKGGATWSHVQIANRPEAIYTSKVDTAKADLVIACDSIVAVSKSTLAVMRPGRTFVALNNHRTPTAAFVSNPDWQFPEGGCEAGLKAAVGEAAIGAFDAEQVALQLLGDSIYTNPLMLGYAWQQGRLPLSQAALLRALELNGVQVDNNKAAFEWGRRCAHDLGKVQALFATQQVIQVVKRASLDEIVAKRVDFLTGYQDGAYAATYQAFVEKVRAAEAPLKSTRLSEAVAKYLFKLMAYKDEYEVARLHTDPTFTKKIGDMFEGDYKVVHHLAPPIFGKVNAQGQPVKQAFGPWMRTALPLLAKLKGLRGGALDIFGKTEERRTERALILEYRQCIEEVLGGLTAERLALAVQIAAMPEDIRGYGPVKARHLAAARTKWDGLMGQWRGGR, translated from the coding sequence ATGAACGCACCGCTGCCCGAAGCCATCCGCCGCGCCCTGGAGGCTGCCACGCTGGACGACAAGTACGCGCTGGACAGCGGCCGGGCCTTCATGAGCGGCACCCAGGCCCTGGTGCGCCTGCCCATGCTGCAGCAGGTGCGCGACGCGCAGAAGGGCCTGAACACCGCCGGCTTTGTGTCCGGCTACCGCGGCAGCCCGCTGGGCGGCTACGACCAGGCGCTGTGGGCGGCCAAGAAGCACCTGGCCACGCACAACGTGGTGTTCCAGCCCGGCGTGAACGAAGAGCTGGCCGCCACCGCGGTGTGGGGCACGCAGCAGATGGAGTTCGACGCCGAGAACAAGAAGTTCGACGGCGTGTTCGGCATCTGGTACGGCAAGGGCCCGGGCGTGGACCGCTGCTCGGACGTGTTCAAGCACGCCAACCTGGCCGGCACCGCGCCACATGGCGGCGTCATCGCCATCGCCGGCGACGACCATGTGGCCAAGAGCAGCACCGCCGCGCACCAGAGCGACCACATCTTCAAGGCCTGCGGCCTGCCGCTGTTCTTCCCCTCGGACGTGCAGGGCATCCTGGACATGGGCCTGCACGGCTTCGCGATGAGCCGCTATGCCGGCGTGTGGACCGGCATGAAAACCATCCAGGAGGTGGTGGAGTCGGCCGCCAGCGTGGACGTGAGCCCGGACCGGGTGAAGATCGTCCTGCCGGACGACTTCAGCATGCCGCCCGGCGGCCTGCACATCCGCTGGCCCGACGCCGCGCTGCCGCAGGAAGCGCGGCTGATGGACTACAAGTGGTACGCGGCGCTGGCCTATGTGCGCGCCAACAAGCTGAACCACAACGTGATTGCCGGGCCGAACGACCGCTTCGGCATCATCGCCAGCGGCAAGGCCTTCAACGACACGCGCCAGGCGCTGGCCGACCTGGGCCTGTCCGACGATGTCTGCCGGTCGCTCGGCATCCGCCTGCACAAGGTGAACGTGGTCTGGCCGCTGGAAGCCAACATCACGCGCGAATTCGCGCAGGGCCTGACCGAGATCCTGGTGGTGGAGGAAAAGCGCCAGATCATCGAATACCAGGTCAAGGAAGAGCTGTACAACTGGCGCCCCGACGTGCGGCCCAATGTGCTGGGCAAGTTCGAAGAACCCGAGGGCGACTTCACCGGCGGCGAATGGAGCCACGCCAACCCCAGCGGCAACTGGCTGCTGCGCGCCAACGCCGACCTGAGCCCGTCCATCGTGGCCCAGGCCATTGCCAAGCGGCTGAAGAAACTGGGCGTGCCGAGCGACGTGGCCGCGCGCATGGACCAGGGCCTGGCGGTGCTGGCCGGCCGCGACCTGAAGAACACCGGCAACGCCGCGCCTGTGGGCGCCAACCCGGGCGCCACCGCCGAGCGCCAGCCCTGGTTCTGCAGCGGCTGCCCGCACAACACCAGCACCAAGGTGCCCGAAGGCAGCCGCGCCATGGCCGGCATCGGCTGCCACTTCATGAGCGTGTGGATGAACCGCTCCACCGTGGGCTTCACGCAGATGGGCGGCGAGGGCGTGCCCTGGGTCGGCCAGGCGCCGTTTTCCAAGCGGCCGCACATGTTCGCCAACCTGGGCGACGGCACCTACTACCACTCGGGGGCGCTGGCGGTGCGCCAGTCCATTGCCTCGGGCGTGAACATCACCTACAAGATCCTCTACAACGACGCCGTGGCCATGACCGGCGGCCAGCCGGTGGACGGCATCCTGACCGTGCCGCAGATGACACGCGAACTGGAAGCCGAAGGCGCGAAGAAGATCGTGGTCGTCACCGACGAGCCCGAGAAGTACACCGCCACCTCGAACCTGGCGCCCGGCACCACGGTGCGCCACCGGGATGAGCTGGACGCGGTGCAGCGTGAACTGCGGGAGCTTGAAGGCTGCACCATCCTGATCTACGACCAGACCTGCGCGACCGAAAAGCGCCGCCGCAGAAAGCGCGGCAAGATGGTGGACCCGGCCAAGCGCACCGTCATCAACGAGTTGGTGTGCGAAGGCTGCGGCGACTGCAGCGTGCAAAGCAACTGCCTGAGCGTGGAGCCGGTGGAAACCGAGTTCGGCCGCAAGCGCCGCATCAACCAGAGCACCTGCAACAAGGACTTCAGCTGCGTGAAGGGCTTCTGCCCCAGCTTCGTCACGGTGGAAGGCGGGCAGCTGAAGAAGCCCAAGAAGGAAGCCCGCGCCGACCCCTTCGCGCTGGCGCCGATTCCGGAACCCGTGCTGCCGGTGGCGGAGAACGCCTGGGGCATCGTGGTGGCCGGCGTGGGCGGCACCGGCGTCATCACCATCGGCCAGTTGCTGGGCATGGCCGCGCACCTGGAAGGCAAGGGCGTGGTCACGCAGGACTCTGCCGGCCTGGCGCAAAAGGGCGGCGCCACCTGGAGCCATGTGCAGATCGCCAACCGGCCCGAAGCCATCTACACCAGCAAGGTCGATACCGCCAAGGCCGACCTCGTCATCGCCTGCGACAGCATCGTGGCGGTGAGCAAGAGCACGCTGGCGGTGATGCGCCCAGGCCGCACCTTCGTGGCCCTGAACAACCACCGCACGCCCACCGCGGCCTTCGTCAGCAACCCCGACTGGCAGTTCCCTGAAGGCGGCTGCGAGGCCGGGCTGAAGGCCGCCGTGGGCGAAGCCGCCATCGGCGCCTTCGACGCCGAGCAGGTGGCGCTGCAACTGCTGGGCGACAGCATCTACACCAACCCGCTGATGCTGGGCTATGCCTGGCAGCAGGGCCGGCTGCCCCTGTCCCAGGCGGCGCTGCTGCGCGCGCTGGAATTGAACGGCGTTCAGGTGGACAACAACAAGGCCGCGTTTGAATGGGGCCGACGCTGCGCGCACGACTTAGGCAAGGTGCAGGCCCTGTTCGCCACGCAGCAGGTGATCCAGGTCGTCAAGCGTGCCTCGCTGGACGAGATCGTCGCCAAGCGGGTGGACTTCCTCACCGGCTACCAGGACGGCGCCTACGCGGCCACCTACCAGGCCTTCGTCGAGAAGGTGCGCGCGGCCGAGGCGCCGCTGAAATCCACGCGCCTGTCCGAAGCGGTGGCGAAGTACCTGTTCAAGCTGATGGCCTACAAGGACGAGTACGAGGTGGCGCGGCTGCACACCGACCCGACCTTCACCAAGAAGATCGGCGACATGTTCGAAGGCGACTACAAGGTGGTGCACCACCTGGCCCCGCCGATCTTCGGCAAGGTGAATGCCCAGGGCCAGCCCGTGAAGCAGGCCTTTGGCCCCTGGATGCGCACGGCGCTGCCGCTGCTGGCGAAGCTGAAGGGCCTGCGTGGCGGTGCGCTGGACATCTTCGGCAAGACCGAAGAACGGCGCACCGAGCGCGCACTGATCCTTGAGTACCGGCAGTGCATCGAAGAAGTGCTGGGCGGTTTGACCGCCGAGCGGCTGGCGCTGGCGGTGCAGATCGCCGCCATGCCCGAGGACATCCGCGGCTACGGCCCGGTGAAAGCGCGCCACCTGGCGGCGGCACGCACGAAGTGGGACGGGCTGATGGGGCAGTGGCGCGGGGGCCGGTGA
- a CDS encoding transcriptional regulator (PFAM: MarR family; AsnC family) gives MALRERKPSPKPVSGKTRSRAREPAASAPPPTQADAQGSGLDRWDIAILAELQRDARLSNAELAARIGLSAAPTWRRVKRLEQDGFITGYRAEVDRRRIGLGVLAFVRLGAERTNDSATRALEAGIRALPEVVACHYISGAGIFELHVVATDLDAYSRWTRDKLFKLPDVKEVHTSFSLGEVKAGGALPLEHLQRR, from the coding sequence ATGGCACTTCGCGAAAGAAAACCATCGCCCAAGCCGGTATCAGGGAAAACGCGGAGTCGTGCGCGCGAGCCTGCGGCAAGCGCGCCGCCCCCCACCCAGGCCGACGCACAAGGCAGCGGCCTGGACCGCTGGGACATCGCCATCCTGGCCGAGCTGCAGCGCGACGCGCGCCTGTCCAATGCCGAACTGGCCGCACGCATCGGCCTGTCCGCCGCGCCCACCTGGCGACGGGTGAAGCGGCTGGAACAGGACGGCTTCATCACCGGCTACCGCGCCGAAGTGGACCGCCGCCGCATCGGCCTGGGCGTGCTGGCCTTCGTGCGCCTGGGCGCCGAACGCACCAACGACAGCGCCACCCGCGCGCTGGAAGCCGGCATCCGCGCGCTGCCCGAGGTGGTGGCCTGCCACTACATCAGCGGCGCGGGCATCTTCGAGCTGCACGTGGTGGCCACCGACCTGGACGCCTATTCGCGCTGGACCCGCGACAAGCTGTTCAAGCTGCCGGACGTGAAGGAGGTGCACACCAGTTTTTCGCTCGGCGAGGTCAAGGCCGGGGGGGCGCTGCCGCTGGAGCACCTGCAGCGGCGCTGA